The Anolis sagrei isolate rAnoSag1 chromosome Y, rAnoSag1.mat, whole genome shotgun sequence genome contains a region encoding:
- the LOC137094706 gene encoding methyltransferase-like protein 22 isoform X2 — MDDMTFRSDTVLSDVHLHVPQKRQFMVRLNAVGQPVFLSQFRLLWNSEKEEREFKGKTFRGQDISAEEEYVQEGASDLGSPGSTEEEEGGSLKGIRALLDEDGDLEVVRRPLFAYAEDEDLPRDKVCPVILMQGGAVLEEHEEESSSGDVIKIEHTMATPLEDVGKQVWRGAFLLSDFILCNEDLFKDRTVLELGGGMGIVSVIMAKAAKTVYCTDIGEDLLDMCERNIALNKHFTEPAESKVKVRVLDWLQNDFFADPDNAYSWSEEEIAELHDFTTVIVAADVFYDDDLTDAFFRTLYRITSNLKNPSTIYLSIEKRLNFTLRHMDVACEAYSHFRSALHDLRDIKDGRTRFTVEPLQLSFPQRFVYERVEQLELWKITADKICERCTAAQPL; from the exons ATGGATGACATGACGTTCAGAAGTGATACTGTGCTGTCTGACGTCCACCTGCATGTGCCGCAGAAAAGGCAGTTTATGGTCAGGCTGAATGCCGTTGGCCAGCCAG tatttctctcacagttcAGACTCCTTTGGAACtctgagaaagaagagagagaatttAAGGGAAAAACCTTCAGAGGCCAGGACATCTCTGCAGAAGAAGAATATGTGCAGGAAGGTGCAAGTGATCTAGGTTCCCCAGGCAGTaccgaagaggaggaaggaggctcTTTAAAAGGAATCAGAGCTTTGTTGGATGAAGATGGAGATCTGGAGGTTGTCCGAAGGCCCCTCTTTGCTTATGCAGAAGACGAGGATCTCCCAAGGGACAAGGTGTGTCCTGTCATTTTGAtgcaaggtggagctgtcttGGAAGAGCACGAGGAAGAAAGCAGTTCTGGTGACGTTATTAAAATAG aGCACACCATGGCAACTCCATTAGAAGATGTGGGCAAACAG GTCTGGCGTGGAGCCTTCCTCCTGAGTGACTTCATCCTCTGCAACGAAGATTTGTTCAAAGATCGCACAGTGCTGGAACTTGGGGGAGGCATGGGGATTGTCAGCGTTATCATGGCAAAAGCAGCCAAGACTGTTTATTGCACAG ATATTGGAGAAGATCTTCTGGACATGTGTGAACGAAATATTGCCTTAAACAAGCACTTCACTGAACCAGCAG AAAGTAAAGTAAAGGTCAGAGTATTGGATTGGTTGCAGAATGATTTCTTTGCTG ATCCTGATAACGCCTACAGTTGGTCTGAAGAAGAGATAGCTGAACTGCATGATTTCACTACTGTGATAGTAGCTGCTGATG TCTTCTACGATGATGATCTAACAGACGCCTTTTTTAGAACGCTTTATCGAATCACTAGCAACTTGAAAAACCCTTCCACCATCTACTTGTCAATAGAAAAAAG GCTGAACTTCACCTTGCGACACATGGATGTGGCGTGCGAAGCATACAGCCATTTCCGAAGTGCCTTGCATGACCTACGGGATATCAAGGATGGCAGAACGAGGTTCACCGTGGAGCCCCTTCAGCTCTCCTTCCCACAGCGCTTTGTTTACGAGCGAGTGGAGCAATTG GAGCTATGGAAGATTACTGCTGACAAGATCTGTGAAAGGTGCACCGCTGCACAGCCTTTGTGA
- the LOC137094706 gene encoding methyltransferase-like protein 22 isoform X1: MAAPTSGARRCFHQKCTLLGAKENEAMDDMTFRSDTVLSDVHLHVPQKRQFMVRLNAVGQPVFLSQFRLLWNSEKEEREFKGKTFRGQDISAEEEYVQEGASDLGSPGSTEEEEGGSLKGIRALLDEDGDLEVVRRPLFAYAEDEDLPRDKVCPVILMQGGAVLEEHEEESSSGDVIKIEHTMATPLEDVGKQVWRGAFLLSDFILCNEDLFKDRTVLELGGGMGIVSVIMAKAAKTVYCTDIGEDLLDMCERNIALNKHFTEPAESKVKVRVLDWLQNDFFADPDNAYSWSEEEIAELHDFTTVIVAADVFYDDDLTDAFFRTLYRITSNLKNPSTIYLSIEKRLNFTLRHMDVACEAYSHFRSALHDLRDIKDGRTRFTVEPLQLSFPQRFVYERVEQLELWKITADKICERCTAAQPL; the protein is encoded by the exons ATGGCGGCGCCAACCTCAGGCGCAAGGAG ATGTTTTCATCAGAAGTGCACCCTACTAGGTGCAAAGGAGAACGAGGCTATGGATGACATGACGTTCAGAAGTGATACTGTGCTGTCTGACGTCCACCTGCATGTGCCGCAGAAAAGGCAGTTTATGGTCAGGCTGAATGCCGTTGGCCAGCCAG tatttctctcacagttcAGACTCCTTTGGAACtctgagaaagaagagagagaatttAAGGGAAAAACCTTCAGAGGCCAGGACATCTCTGCAGAAGAAGAATATGTGCAGGAAGGTGCAAGTGATCTAGGTTCCCCAGGCAGTaccgaagaggaggaaggaggctcTTTAAAAGGAATCAGAGCTTTGTTGGATGAAGATGGAGATCTGGAGGTTGTCCGAAGGCCCCTCTTTGCTTATGCAGAAGACGAGGATCTCCCAAGGGACAAGGTGTGTCCTGTCATTTTGAtgcaaggtggagctgtcttGGAAGAGCACGAGGAAGAAAGCAGTTCTGGTGACGTTATTAAAATAG aGCACACCATGGCAACTCCATTAGAAGATGTGGGCAAACAG GTCTGGCGTGGAGCCTTCCTCCTGAGTGACTTCATCCTCTGCAACGAAGATTTGTTCAAAGATCGCACAGTGCTGGAACTTGGGGGAGGCATGGGGATTGTCAGCGTTATCATGGCAAAAGCAGCCAAGACTGTTTATTGCACAG ATATTGGAGAAGATCTTCTGGACATGTGTGAACGAAATATTGCCTTAAACAAGCACTTCACTGAACCAGCAG AAAGTAAAGTAAAGGTCAGAGTATTGGATTGGTTGCAGAATGATTTCTTTGCTG ATCCTGATAACGCCTACAGTTGGTCTGAAGAAGAGATAGCTGAACTGCATGATTTCACTACTGTGATAGTAGCTGCTGATG TCTTCTACGATGATGATCTAACAGACGCCTTTTTTAGAACGCTTTATCGAATCACTAGCAACTTGAAAAACCCTTCCACCATCTACTTGTCAATAGAAAAAAG GCTGAACTTCACCTTGCGACACATGGATGTGGCGTGCGAAGCATACAGCCATTTCCGAAGTGCCTTGCATGACCTACGGGATATCAAGGATGGCAGAACGAGGTTCACCGTGGAGCCCCTTCAGCTCTCCTTCCCACAGCGCTTTGTTTACGAGCGAGTGGAGCAATTG GAGCTATGGAAGATTACTGCTGACAAGATCTGTGAAAGGTGCACCGCTGCACAGCCTTTGTGA